A genomic stretch from Brucella sp. BE17 includes:
- a CDS encoding XdhC family protein, translating to MVRFSEHVQDVLAAWLEWEQRGGAALVVVTAVDGGGVRAAGAMMAVSAGGDRSGYISGGCLDADVALQAQASISDGLPRKLRYGAGSPFVDLPLPCGGAIEVTILPAADAEILRSWHDQLAARQMATIAFMASGDVFADAPLGAEFTFHHAPKMRLRIAGRGADVLALARLAQASGIETELQMRVPDLPAGGDASGGVAVPLVSPNALPPVPDDPWTAFVLAFHDSEWEDALLKQALTGPAFFIGAVGSKRTQTRRRERLIAEGVRAEQIMRIHGPVGLIPSMRDASMLALSILAEIAAIWRVRQTPPSTAHDRSDLTAD from the coding sequence GTGGTCCGGTTTTCCGAACATGTTCAAGACGTTCTGGCTGCATGGCTGGAATGGGAGCAAAGAGGCGGCGCGGCCCTTGTCGTGGTGACGGCGGTCGATGGTGGGGGCGTTCGGGCGGCCGGTGCGATGATGGCCGTGTCAGCGGGCGGCGACCGGTCGGGCTACATATCGGGCGGTTGCCTTGATGCCGATGTTGCCTTGCAAGCGCAGGCTTCAATCTCGGACGGCTTGCCACGTAAATTGCGCTACGGCGCGGGTTCTCCCTTCGTCGATTTGCCATTGCCCTGCGGCGGGGCGATTGAGGTAACCATCCTGCCTGCCGCTGATGCGGAGATATTGCGTTCATGGCATGACCAGTTGGCGGCCAGGCAAATGGCGACCATTGCATTCATGGCCTCGGGCGACGTATTTGCGGATGCCCCCCTAGGGGCAGAATTTACCTTTCATCACGCCCCGAAAATGCGACTGCGTATCGCTGGGCGTGGCGCTGATGTGCTTGCTCTCGCGCGCCTGGCGCAGGCCAGTGGGATTGAGACAGAGCTGCAGATGCGTGTGCCTGATCTGCCGGCGGGCGGTGATGCCAGCGGTGGCGTTGCGGTGCCGCTCGTTTCGCCCAACGCGCTGCCGCCGGTGCCAGATGACCCATGGACCGCTTTCGTCTTAGCTTTCCATGATTCCGAATGGGAGGATGCCTTGTTGAAGCAGGCGCTGACGGGGCCAGCCTTCTTTATTGGTGCGGTCGGCAGCAAACGGACACAGACCCGCCGCCGGGAGAGACTGATTGCGGAGGGGGTCCGTGCGGAACAGATCATGCGAATTCACGGTCCGGTCGGATTGATTCCCTCAATGCGCGACGCTTCGATGCTCGCTTTGTCCATATTGGCTGAAATCGCAGCCATATGGCGGGTCAGACAGACACCCCCCTCTACCGCGCACGACCGGTCTGATCTGACTGCTGATTGA
- a CDS encoding SDR family oxidoreductase, which translates to MSQSVKTAIVTGASRGIGAAIARRLAQDGLAVIVNYAGSTEAATSFVRDITIQGGKAIALQADVSDAAQVKMLFDAAEAEFGGIDVLVNNAGVMVLSSLANVEDETIDRQIDINLKGTINTLRQAANRLRSGGRVVNLSTSVVGLKLESYGVYAATKAAVEALTGIMAKEMRGRNITVNAVAPGPTATDLFINGKSDELIARLAQMNPLERLGTPEDIAAAVSFLSGPDGAWINGQVLRANGGMV; encoded by the coding sequence ATGTCACAGTCAGTTAAAACCGCAATCGTCACTGGTGCATCTCGCGGAATAGGCGCGGCAATCGCCCGTCGCCTTGCCCAAGATGGGCTTGCCGTCATCGTAAACTATGCCGGAAGCACCGAAGCCGCCACGAGCTTTGTCCGCGATATCACAATTCAGGGTGGCAAAGCGATTGCCCTTCAAGCTGATGTCTCCGACGCCGCGCAGGTCAAAATGCTGTTCGATGCTGCCGAGGCCGAATTCGGCGGTATCGATGTGCTCGTCAACAATGCAGGTGTGATGGTGTTATCTTCCCTAGCCAACGTGGAGGATGAAACCATTGATCGCCAGATCGATATCAACCTTAAGGGAACGATCAACACCCTGCGTCAGGCGGCCAATCGGCTGCGCAGCGGCGGGCGGGTCGTCAATCTATCGACATCGGTGGTGGGGCTGAAGCTGGAAAGCTATGGAGTGTATGCGGCCACCAAGGCGGCCGTCGAGGCTTTGACAGGCATTATGGCCAAAGAGATGCGGGGCCGTAATATCACGGTCAATGCGGTCGCCCCTGGCCCGACTGCCACCGACTTGTTTATCAACGGAAAATCTGATGAGCTGATTGCCCGGTTGGCGCAGATGAACCCGCTGGAACGGCTGGGCACACCTGAGGATATTGCTGCGGCGGTGTCGTTCCTTTCAGGCCCCGATGGAGCGTGGATCAACGGTCAGGTGCTGCGCGCCAACGGTGGTATGGTCTGA
- a CDS encoding SDR family NAD(P)-dependent oxidoreductase produces the protein MNLTGNTILVTGGTSGIGRALASQFHQRGNRVIITGRREGLLNEITTEHPGMIGIRLDVEDPENIAALASHIRETFPDLNTLINNAGITKTQDLVSGSADISLSEAIIRTNITGVLHITAALLPVLQSQQAATIITTTSGLAFVPLANYPTYCASKAFLHSWLQSLRTQLRATSVEVLELAPPYVQTELHGPEQASDPHAMPLTEYIAEVMDLIGAGYPENGEILVERVKMLRMAEASRDYQHVYAMLNGA, from the coding sequence ATGAACCTCACAGGTAACACTATTCTCGTCACCGGCGGCACGAGTGGCATCGGACGCGCGCTGGCATCGCAGTTCCACCAGCGCGGCAACCGGGTCATCATTACCGGTCGCCGGGAGGGGCTGCTAAACGAGATCACGACGGAGCATCCGGGCATGATCGGCATCAGGCTTGATGTCGAGGACCCCGAGAATATCGCGGCTCTGGCATCGCATATCCGCGAGACCTTTCCTGACCTCAACACGTTGATCAACAATGCCGGCATCACGAAGACACAGGACCTGGTCTCGGGTAGCGCGGACATATCCCTCTCCGAGGCGATCATCAGAACCAATATCACCGGGGTCCTGCATATCACGGCTGCCCTGCTGCCGGTTTTGCAAAGCCAGCAGGCGGCGACGATCATAACGACCACTTCCGGGTTGGCTTTCGTGCCGCTCGCCAATTATCCCACCTACTGTGCAAGCAAGGCGTTTCTCCACTCCTGGCTTCAGTCGTTGCGCACGCAATTGCGGGCGACCTCCGTGGAGGTGCTAGAACTCGCGCCGCCCTATGTGCAGACCGAGCTTCACGGACCGGAACAGGCATCAGACCCTCATGCCATGCCGCTGACCGAATATATCGCCGAGGTCATGGATCTGATCGGGGCTGGTTACCCCGAAAACGGCGAAATTCTCGTCGAGCGCGTGAAGATGCTGCGCATGGCGGAGGCAAGCCGCGACTACCAGCATGTCTATGCCATGCTGAACGGTGCATGA
- a CDS encoding molybdopterin cofactor-binding domain-containing protein has protein sequence MQHTSISSRKLSRRSFLISAGAIGVAVSFGSLPVGLSQAQNAASDTAGFRPNAWVSIAGDGTVTIVCPASEMGQGAMTVLPLLIAEDMDADWDRVKIIQAPADAGIYGNPGRGGRQLTGGSETVTGYYEFLRLVGAQARLAILQSAAVLMGVPARELTTTAHIVVHSASGRTLGYGEIAASGSIPDELPQVTPADLKPIASCRYIGIEGISRVDIPAKVDGSAVFGIDVQLPDMLFGTILRAPVAGEIPEDLDAAEAMDITGVVRIVTLDYGIGVIAETFEAAMQARDMLRVTWSNGSRMRDYSTDEALENYAVIGRDLAQSGVEQPSGNEVATAISGASTVISAEFRNEHVYHATMEPMTATAIVNGDMVEVWAPTQGPVATRDFAARAANTTPDKVNVHTTLIGGGFGRKAEGDFITDAVLLAREVQGRAVKVIWSREEDVRHCKFRPLVAQHIRVGVDDTGHITGWQHRIVADSIFARTVPVVLENAGGMDSVVIEGAHLNYAIAASQIQYLRQDSGQDVGFWRGVGVGYTRFAVETVIDEIAATIDKDPLDYRLELLAAEPRARRVIETVREMAGWGRELDGRALGLAYSDVWAHCAQVAEVSLDQETGEIRVHNVWCAVDAGVAVQPRNIEAQIMGAIIHGASHALFEQIGISNGEVQEANFDTYRVMRMSEAPEIHIQIIQSTENPPSGIGEVGLPPVAPAIANAIARLTGGTRLRHMPFVPERVLLALGR, from the coding sequence GTGCAGCATACGTCAATTAGCAGCCGGAAACTGTCACGCCGGTCGTTTCTTATCTCAGCAGGAGCAATAGGGGTCGCTGTCAGTTTCGGTTCTTTACCCGTGGGCCTGTCTCAAGCGCAAAATGCAGCGTCCGACACTGCGGGTTTTCGGCCGAATGCATGGGTCTCGATTGCGGGTGACGGGACGGTGACGATCGTTTGCCCAGCGTCTGAGATGGGGCAAGGGGCGATGACAGTGCTCCCACTGTTGATCGCAGAGGATATGGATGCTGACTGGGACAGGGTCAAGATCATTCAGGCCCCAGCAGATGCAGGTATTTACGGTAATCCCGGCAGGGGTGGCAGACAGCTCACCGGCGGCAGCGAGACGGTGACGGGCTATTACGAGTTCCTGCGTCTTGTGGGCGCGCAGGCACGTCTTGCCATTCTCCAAAGCGCTGCGGTTCTGATGGGTGTTCCGGCCCGCGAGCTGACCACCACCGCCCACATTGTAGTTCACAGCGCAAGCGGGCGCACCCTCGGCTACGGTGAAATTGCAGCATCGGGATCCATTCCAGATGAGTTGCCGCAGGTCACACCTGCTGACCTGAAGCCAATTGCGAGCTGTCGCTATATCGGGATTGAAGGAATTTCGCGGGTTGATATCCCGGCAAAGGTCGATGGCTCTGCCGTTTTCGGCATCGACGTGCAACTTCCGGATATGCTCTTTGGGACGATCTTACGCGCGCCGGTGGCGGGTGAAATACCGGAAGACCTTGATGCGGCGGAGGCGATGGATATCACCGGTGTAGTGCGGATCGTAACGCTCGACTACGGTATCGGTGTCATCGCCGAAACCTTTGAGGCCGCGATGCAGGCGCGGGATATGCTGCGGGTCACGTGGTCGAACGGTTCGCGCATGCGCGACTATTCAACGGATGAGGCACTGGAGAACTATGCTGTTATCGGTCGCGACCTTGCGCAATCCGGAGTGGAACAGCCTAGCGGCAATGAGGTGGCAACGGCCATATCCGGGGCGTCAACCGTCATTTCAGCCGAATTTAGGAACGAGCATGTCTATCATGCAACTATGGAGCCGATGACCGCCACAGCGATTGTCAATGGCGACATGGTCGAGGTATGGGCACCGACTCAGGGACCCGTTGCTACACGGGATTTCGCAGCAAGGGCAGCCAATACCACACCTGACAAGGTCAATGTTCATACGACCCTGATCGGCGGCGGTTTCGGGCGCAAGGCAGAGGGCGACTTCATCACGGACGCCGTTTTGCTGGCTCGTGAAGTTCAGGGCCGCGCGGTCAAGGTGATCTGGAGCCGAGAGGAGGATGTCCGGCACTGCAAATTCCGTCCTCTGGTGGCGCAGCATATCCGAGTGGGAGTGGATGATACCGGTCATATCACAGGCTGGCAGCACAGGATCGTAGCCGATTCCATTTTTGCCAGAACCGTTCCGGTGGTGCTTGAGAATGCGGGTGGTATGGACAGTGTTGTGATCGAAGGCGCCCATCTCAATTACGCAATTGCCGCCAGCCAGATTCAATATCTCCGGCAAGACAGCGGCCAGGATGTTGGTTTCTGGCGCGGCGTCGGGGTCGGCTATACCAGATTTGCTGTGGAAACGGTCATCGACGAGATTGCCGCGACGATCGACAAAGACCCGCTCGACTACCGGCTTGAATTGCTGGCTGCGGAGCCCCGCGCCCGGCGCGTCATAGAGACCGTAAGAGAGATGGCGGGCTGGGGACGGGAGCTGGACGGGCGTGCGCTTGGTCTTGCCTATTCCGATGTATGGGCACATTGCGCTCAGGTTGCCGAGGTTTCCCTTGACCAGGAGACTGGGGAAATCCGGGTTCATAATGTGTGGTGCGCGGTCGATGCCGGCGTTGCGGTGCAGCCACGAAATATCGAGGCCCAGATCATGGGCGCGATCATTCACGGGGCCAGCCATGCCCTGTTTGAACAGATCGGAATTTCGAATGGCGAAGTTCAGGAAGCAAACTTCGACACATACCGCGTGATGCGGATGTCTGAGGCACCGGAAATCCATATCCAGATCATCCAGTCCACGGAAAATCCTCCTTCCGGGATTGGAGAGGTAGGCCTTCCTCCGGTTGCACCGGCAATTGCCAATGCTATTGCGCGTCTGACGGGAGGGACGCGGCTCAGGCATATGCCTTTTGTGCCGGAGCGCGTGCTCCTGGCGCTTGGTCGCTGA
- a CDS encoding c-type cytochrome, giving the protein MIGLFMAGVFSPAAGSAQDLDGQRLFRQRCAGCHSLESGRSAAGPRLDTVIGREAGSVEGARYSDAMRNASIIWSAETLETFLSAPVQMVPGTRMRNAIPNKNERAAIIGYLQNLSSEEGDLP; this is encoded by the coding sequence GTGATTGGGCTTTTCATGGCGGGCGTATTCTCGCCTGCCGCTGGCTCGGCTCAGGACCTCGACGGCCAGCGCCTTTTCCGCCAGCGCTGCGCGGGATGTCACAGTCTGGAAAGCGGGCGCAGCGCAGCCGGCCCGCGTCTCGATACTGTTATCGGCCGCGAGGCTGGCAGTGTTGAGGGAGCGCGCTATTCGGATGCCATGAGGAATGCGTCGATTATCTGGTCGGCAGAGACGCTGGAGACCTTTCTCAGCGCGCCTGTACAGATGGTGCCGGGTACACGGATGCGGAACGCCATCCCGAACAAAAACGAGCGGGCAGCGATCATTGGCTACCTGCAAAACCTCTCGTCTGAAGAAGGAGATCTGCCATGA
- a CDS encoding (2Fe-2S)-binding protein → MTAFTINGQAVSVTAEPDTPLLWVIRDHLQLKGTKFGCGIAQCGACTVHVDGEPVRSCQTWLEDVEGRAVTTIEGLSSDASHPLQKAWIAEQVPQCGYCQSGQIMQAAGLLQINPDPSREEIIAHMDGNICRCGTYPKIIRAIQRAAQEG, encoded by the coding sequence ATGACGGCTTTCACGATCAATGGCCAGGCGGTCAGTGTCACGGCAGAACCGGACACTCCGCTTCTGTGGGTGATCCGCGATCACCTGCAGCTTAAGGGTACCAAGTTTGGCTGTGGCATCGCGCAATGCGGTGCCTGCACGGTTCATGTCGACGGTGAGCCGGTACGCTCCTGCCAGACATGGCTCGAAGATGTTGAGGGGCGTGCGGTGACAACCATCGAAGGGCTGTCGTCCGATGCTTCGCATCCGCTGCAAAAGGCCTGGATCGCCGAACAGGTGCCGCAATGCGGCTACTGCCAGTCGGGACAGATTATGCAGGCCGCAGGTCTTTTACAGATCAACCCCGATCCGAGCCGGGAGGAGATTATCGCGCACATGGACGGCAATATCTGCCGCTGTGGCACGTATCCGAAAATCATCCGGGCCATCCAGCGTGCCGCACAGGAGGGGTGA
- a CDS encoding LysR family transcriptional regulator, producing the protein MDRIEAMRIFARIVETRSFSQAARDLGIPASTASDAVKRIERKLGVRLIDRSTRLVVPTEDGEAWYARCLALVAGMEDAEAAFSGQKAEGRLHVNAHGTLARNFILPGLPAFLEQYPALDLVLSEGDALVDLLKAGVDCVVRVGIPADSELFSRRLGELEEVTLASPAYLERYGVPKSPDDLAGHRMVAFRSSATGVPFPLEFCVDGKFIERRPKIALTVTAADTLAAAARQGLGIIQAPRYRFIRDLAEKRLVEILPDMPPAPMPVSALYPRDRQLSPRVRVFLDWLGKIDFSKEPPRHYL; encoded by the coding sequence ATGGACCGGATCGAGGCAATGCGCATTTTCGCCCGGATTGTGGAAACCCGTAGTTTCAGTCAGGCCGCACGTGATCTGGGCATTCCTGCATCCACAGCCAGCGACGCGGTTAAACGGATCGAACGCAAGCTCGGCGTGCGACTGATAGACCGCTCCACAAGGCTTGTTGTTCCGACGGAGGATGGCGAGGCGTGGTATGCAAGATGTCTTGCACTGGTCGCGGGCATGGAGGATGCAGAGGCGGCATTTTCAGGCCAAAAGGCCGAGGGCCGGCTGCATGTGAATGCCCATGGCACGCTTGCCCGCAACTTCATCTTGCCGGGGCTTCCGGCATTTCTGGAACAATATCCCGCACTTGATCTGGTTTTGTCTGAGGGCGACGCGCTGGTTGATTTGCTCAAGGCGGGAGTGGACTGCGTTGTCAGGGTCGGGATACCCGCCGACAGCGAGCTGTTCTCCCGTCGGCTCGGTGAACTGGAGGAAGTAACGCTTGCTTCCCCTGCCTATCTTGAGCGTTACGGAGTGCCTAAATCGCCCGACGATCTGGCAGGGCACCGGATGGTAGCATTCCGATCCTCCGCGACCGGCGTGCCGTTTCCGCTGGAGTTCTGCGTCGACGGCAAGTTTATCGAACGCCGTCCGAAGATTGCACTGACAGTGACTGCGGCTGACACCCTGGCCGCCGCCGCTCGACAGGGGCTAGGGATCATCCAAGCACCGCGCTACCGATTTATCCGCGATCTTGCAGAGAAGCGGCTGGTCGAAATTCTCCCTGATATGCCTCCAGCGCCCATGCCGGTTTCGGCACTCTATCCGCGTGACCGGCAGCTTTCCCCGCGCGTCCGGGTCTTCCTGGACTGGCTGGGGAAGATCGACTTCAGTAAAGAGCCGCCCCGCCATTATTTGTGA
- a CDS encoding SDR family oxidoreductase — translation MRVFVTGATGFVGTAVVRELVNAGYRVSGLARSAAAAGMLTAMGAEAHAGDLDDFESLRQGIQRADAVIHTAFNHDFSQFRESCEADRSVIGLFGDELAGSDRPLIITSAIGVLPKGGTVTEETDPVEGSAANPRSASEEAARRIVDRGGLVSVIRLAPSVHGEGDHAFVPTLIRLARETGVSAYEGEGRNLWPTVHRLDAARLYRLALEKGFAGARYHAVAEDGVAFRDIATAIGDGLSIPVVSKTLEEAAAHFDWFSHFARMDVRASNVWTCAQLGWEPGQPDLISDLKLGHYFNL, via the coding sequence ATGCGCGTGTTTGTTACTGGGGCGACAGGATTTGTTGGCACTGCTGTTGTTCGTGAACTGGTCAATGCCGGATATCGCGTATCGGGCCTCGCCCGGTCGGCGGCTGCCGCCGGAATGCTGACGGCAATGGGGGCTGAGGCCCATGCCGGTGATCTCGACGACTTTGAAAGCCTGCGACAGGGTATTCAGCGGGCAGATGCTGTTATCCATACGGCATTCAACCATGACTTCTCGCAGTTCAGGGAGAGTTGTGAAGCCGACCGGAGTGTGATTGGGTTGTTCGGTGACGAACTTGCAGGCTCTGACCGACCGCTGATCATTACATCCGCCATCGGGGTTTTACCCAAGGGCGGGACCGTGACCGAAGAAACCGATCCCGTAGAAGGCAGCGCGGCAAATCCTCGCTCTGCCTCGGAAGAGGCTGCACGACGTATTGTTGACCGCGGTGGATTAGTGTCAGTGATCCGGCTGGCCCCTTCGGTTCATGGTGAGGGCGATCATGCCTTTGTGCCGACGCTGATCCGCTTGGCGCGTGAAACGGGTGTTTCCGCTTATGAGGGTGAGGGACGTAACCTCTGGCCCACCGTCCACAGGCTGGATGCGGCGCGGCTCTACCGGCTGGCATTGGAAAAGGGTTTTGCAGGCGCGCGCTATCACGCCGTGGCCGAAGACGGTGTTGCTTTTCGTGATATCGCGACAGCCATCGGTGATGGGCTTAGTATTCCGGTCGTCAGCAAGACCCTAGAAGAGGCGGCAGCACATTTCGACTGGTTTTCACATTTCGCTAGGATGGATGTCAGGGCATCAAATGTCTGGACATGTGCTCAGCTTGGATGGGAACCGGGGCAGCCCGACCTGATCTCTGATCTTAAACTGGGCCACTACTTCAATCTCTGA
- a CDS encoding serine hydrolase, translating to MTDPFPAFSRRDLLRSGATIVLACPFFGALARPVGAQDTGFADLLDIAAGLTPLKTMIIARDGEILVERGFRGHATSAPTNIKSASKSVMATLIGIAIDRGILKGVEQRIAPLLRNDVPADADPRIEDITVGDLLSMQSGLRPTSGPVYGQWVASRNWVRGALAQPFEDDPGGRMLYSTGSTHLLSAILTGVTGRSSLANARDWLGGIEGFSIAGWERDPQGIYLGGNEMAMSSRSLLAFGELWRRGGLDQNGARHLSASWVEHAWTTRTTSRWSGDGYGYGWFLRNMAGEEMRYAWGYGGQMLYIVRRLGLSVVMTSDDTPRPTTIADRDSLHALAAQIIERVRQG from the coding sequence ATGACCGACCCATTTCCTGCGTTTTCCCGGCGCGATCTTTTGCGAAGCGGCGCGACCATCGTTCTGGCGTGTCCTTTTTTTGGTGCTTTGGCACGCCCGGTTGGTGCGCAGGACACGGGATTCGCTGATCTTCTGGATATTGCAGCGGGTCTGACACCTCTGAAGACCATGATCATCGCACGTGACGGCGAGATTCTCGTCGAACGCGGATTTCGAGGGCATGCGACCTCTGCGCCCACCAATATCAAGTCCGCCTCCAAATCCGTTATGGCCACGCTCATTGGGATCGCAATCGATCGAGGTATCCTGAAAGGCGTCGAGCAGCGGATTGCGCCTTTGCTGCGGAACGACGTCCCCGCCGACGCCGACCCGCGTATTGAAGATATTACGGTTGGTGATCTCCTGAGCATGCAGTCTGGTCTGCGTCCTACATCCGGGCCGGTCTATGGGCAGTGGGTTGCGAGCCGGAACTGGGTGCGGGGCGCTCTCGCACAGCCATTCGAAGACGATCCAGGGGGAAGGATGCTTTATTCCACCGGATCGACGCATCTTCTTTCTGCGATTCTGACCGGAGTGACCGGCCGTTCCAGCTTGGCCAATGCGCGGGACTGGCTGGGCGGTATCGAGGGTTTTTCGATCGCGGGATGGGAGCGCGATCCGCAGGGCATCTATCTGGGCGGGAATGAGATGGCGATGAGCTCACGCTCCCTGCTCGCCTTCGGCGAGCTCTGGCGGCGCGGCGGTCTAGATCAGAACGGCGCAAGGCATCTGTCGGCGTCTTGGGTCGAACATGCATGGACCACGCGCACAACCTCCCGTTGGAGCGGCGATGGTTATGGCTACGGCTGGTTTCTGCGCAATATGGCAGGCGAAGAGATGCGCTATGCCTGGGGCTATGGAGGCCAGATGCTCTACATCGTGCGCCGACTCGGCCTGAGCGTAGTCATGACATCGGATGACACCCCGCGGCCTACCACCATAGCGGATCGGGACAGTCTACACGCCCTCGCGGCGCAGATCATCGAACGCGTGCGGCAAGGCTGA
- a CDS encoding molybdopterin cofactor-binding domain-containing protein — translation MNRMIRPVGVTLSRRSFLVSLGAAGLSIGLGAAPARTFAAGIAENRGEGLEPNIWVKIDTEGTVTLVSPSAEMGQGVLTSVPLLIAEDMEADWNRIRVVQAPADMAYGNAEFGGVQLTGGSTTTRAYYNALRLAGAEARLVLTSMAAGLLGVSVQSLRAEQHRIIDDASGRSLGFGEIAASGALPDPLPLVTEADLKPASRFRYIGGSSLGRIDVPAKVNGSAVYGVDVDQAGLLHGLVLRSPVQGETPEAVDDAEAAAIPGVLRIVTLPYGVGLIGTERDALVRARDLLTVTWSSTSRARGYSSEAMLQRYRDIASDLTITGGVALDEGNALLAIEGATTILTADYLNDHIHHATMEPMTATARFDGDHAHVWAPTQAQSLTVWATAGLLEIDSKNVTLTTTLAGGGLGRKAEDDFISDAVLLAREVEGRPLKVIWTREDDVRHGKYRPLVAHYARIGLDAAGKIVGWHQRLAADSIYARWYPDAFEELKGLDDTVYGGLENGYDLPAHRVEYLRQDGGVAVGFSRATAEGYTKFGVECMVDEAAAAAQSDPLQFRLELLAHDVRAAAVLRAAAEMADWGRAREDRALGLAYSKAWGTHCAQVAEVSLDRQTGVVSVHQVWCAVDPGIAIQPVNIEAQIMGGIIQGVGTALHEQINFVDGEVKESNLDTYRVLRMSEIPDVHVRVIATDNPPSGIGEVGLPPVAPAIANAVARLTDGVRLRHMPFLPERVLAALSD, via the coding sequence ATGAACAGAATGATCCGTCCCGTTGGAGTCACGCTGTCACGTCGCAGCTTTTTGGTATCGCTGGGGGCTGCCGGTCTGTCGATCGGGCTGGGCGCGGCGCCCGCCCGCACCTTTGCTGCGGGGATCGCTGAAAACCGTGGCGAGGGGCTGGAGCCGAATATCTGGGTCAAGATTGACACTGAAGGCACGGTCACGCTGGTTTCACCGAGTGCCGAGATGGGGCAGGGGGTGCTGACTTCTGTACCGCTTCTGATCGCCGAAGACATGGAGGCGGACTGGAACAGGATCCGCGTCGTCCAGGCACCCGCCGATATGGCTTACGGCAACGCGGAATTCGGCGGCGTGCAGCTGACTGGTGGCAGCACGACAACGCGGGCCTATTATAACGCGCTGCGCCTTGCTGGAGCAGAGGCGCGGCTGGTGCTGACCAGCATGGCCGCCGGATTACTTGGCGTATCTGTTCAAAGTCTGCGAGCCGAACAGCACCGTATTATCGATGACGCATCGGGCCGGTCCCTTGGTTTCGGCGAGATTGCGGCATCCGGCGCATTGCCCGATCCGCTGCCGCTTGTCACCGAGGCCGATCTGAAGCCAGCCTCCCGGTTTCGTTATATCGGAGGGTCTTCGCTGGGTCGGATCGACGTGCCGGCCAAGGTGAACGGCAGTGCGGTCTACGGGGTGGATGTGGATCAGGCCGGTTTGCTGCATGGTCTGGTGCTGCGTAGTCCAGTGCAAGGCGAGACGCCTGAAGCGGTTGATGACGCAGAGGCGGCGGCTATCCCCGGTGTGCTGCGGATCGTCACCCTGCCCTATGGTGTAGGGCTTATCGGTACGGAGCGCGATGCGCTGGTCCGGGCGCGCGACCTACTCACTGTAACTTGGAGTTCGACCTCGCGTGCCCGCGGCTATTCCAGCGAGGCGATGTTGCAACGTTATCGCGATATTGCCAGTGATCTGACCATCACCGGAGGTGTCGCTCTGGATGAGGGCAATGCTCTGCTTGCGATTGAAGGCGCGACGACGATCCTCACAGCAGATTACCTGAATGACCATATCCATCACGCGACGATGGAGCCGATGACCGCGACCGCCCGTTTTGACGGCGACCACGCTCATGTCTGGGCTCCCACCCAAGCTCAGTCGCTGACGGTCTGGGCGACGGCTGGCCTCTTGGAGATCGACTCCAAAAATGTGACGCTGACAACCACGCTTGCGGGCGGTGGTCTGGGGCGCAAGGCCGAGGATGATTTTATCTCGGACGCCGTGCTTTTGGCGCGCGAGGTCGAGGGCCGTCCGTTGAAAGTGATCTGGACGCGCGAAGATGATGTCCGCCACGGCAAATACCGCCCTCTTGTCGCCCATTACGCCCGGATTGGGCTGGATGCGGCGGGAAAGATTGTCGGCTGGCATCAACGGCTGGCTGCGGATTCGATCTATGCGCGCTGGTATCCCGATGCGTTTGAAGAGCTGAAGGGCCTTGATGACACCGTTTATGGCGGGTTGGAAAATGGCTACGACCTGCCTGCACATCGCGTGGAATATCTTCGGCAGGATGGCGGTGTCGCAGTTGGTTTCTCACGCGCCACAGCCGAGGGTTACACGAAATTCGGTGTCGAATGCATGGTCGACGAAGCGGCGGCAGCAGCGCAAAGTGATCCGTTGCAGTTCCGCCTTGAGCTGTTGGCCCATGATGTGCGGGCGGCGGCGGTGCTGCGCGCCGCAGCCGAAATGGCGGATTGGGGCCGGGCGCGTGAGGATCGTGCCCTTGGATTGGCTTACTCGAAAGCCTGGGGAACCCATTGCGCGCAGGTGGCAGAGGTCTCCCTTGATCGCCAGACGGGTGTTGTGAGCGTTCATCAGGTCTGGTGTGCCGTCGATCCCGGCATTGCAATCCAGCCCGTCAATATTGAAGCGCAGATCATGGGGGGCATTATCCAGGGTGTCGGGACAGCACTTCATGAACAGATCAACTTCGTGGATGGCGAAGTGAAGGAGAGCAATCTCGACACGTATCGCGTGCTACGTATGTCGGAGATACCCGATGTCCATGTGCGTGTCATTGCGACAGACAATCCGCCCTCCGGTATCGGTGAGGTGGGATTGCCTCCGGTCGCGCCGGCCATCGCCAACGCGGTTGCTCGCCTGACCGATGGCGTGCGGTTGCGGCACATGCCTTTTCTGCCGGAACGGGTGCTCGCTGCGTTGTCAGACTAA